In Plantibacter sp. PA-3-X8, one DNA window encodes the following:
- a CDS encoding CPBP family intramembrane glutamic endopeptidase, translating to MSEQNTTERGPDLPEGAGNNRRWWEIGVVLALSLGASAVYSIISLIAKLTAGPPLSDQSAAINTTQATREWLDFSYQFLGLFFQLAPVALVIYLLWQPGRSGFARMGLDLRSPGRDLGRGLLLVAAIGVPGIGVYALGRALGVTVAVSTFPDTMYWWTIPMLVFSALRAGLQEEVIIIGYLYTRLREIGWGWWTIILSTAVLRGSYHLYQGIGPFFGNVAMGIAFGWCYKRWGRVMPLVVAHTVIDIISFAGFPLAVAWWPEIFAATPSS from the coding sequence GTGAGCGAACAGAACACCACCGAGCGGGGACCGGACCTCCCCGAGGGCGCCGGAAACAACCGTCGGTGGTGGGAGATCGGCGTCGTCCTCGCGCTGAGCCTCGGGGCGTCGGCGGTGTACTCGATCATCTCGCTCATCGCGAAGCTCACCGCGGGGCCGCCGCTCTCCGATCAATCTGCGGCGATCAACACCACCCAGGCCACCCGGGAGTGGCTCGACTTCAGCTACCAGTTCCTCGGGCTCTTCTTCCAGCTCGCGCCGGTCGCCCTCGTCATCTACCTGCTCTGGCAGCCCGGACGCAGCGGCTTCGCGCGGATGGGACTCGACCTCCGCTCCCCCGGACGCGACCTCGGCCGCGGTCTGCTCCTCGTCGCCGCTATCGGTGTCCCCGGCATCGGTGTGTACGCGTTGGGCCGCGCACTCGGCGTCACGGTCGCGGTCTCGACGTTCCCCGACACCATGTACTGGTGGACGATCCCGATGCTCGTCTTCTCCGCCCTCCGCGCCGGCCTCCAGGAGGAGGTCATCATCATCGGCTACCTGTACACCAGGCTCCGCGAGATCGGGTGGGGGTGGTGGACGATCATCCTGTCGACCGCCGTCCTCCGCGGGAGCTACCACCTGTACCAGGGCATCGGGCCGTTCTTCGGCAACGTCGCCATGGGGATCGCGTTCGGCTGGTGCTACAAGCGCTGGGGGCGGGTGATGCCGCTCGTCGTCGCGCACACGGTCATCGACATCATCTCGTTCGCGGGCTTCCCGCTCGCCGTCGCCTGGTGGCCGGAGATCTTCGCCGCGACGCCGTCCTCCTGA
- the gcvP gene encoding aminomethyl-transferring glycine dehydrogenase: protein MADRFAERHIGTDTAAQATMLAAVGYDSVDALLAAAVPSAITAAELASSSIPDAATERAALAELRELAGRNTVNRSLIGLGYFDTITPAVIKRNVLENPSWYTAYTPYQPEISQGRLEALINFQTMVADLTGLDTANASMLDESTAVVEGMLLARRASKLADPTFIVDADAYPQTKALLRSRAEAVGIDLVELPLSTTSPEDLPASFGVFVQYPGASGLVWDPSAVLAAVKAAGGVSVVAADLLALTLISSPGSLGADIAVGTSQRFGVPMGFGGPHAGYLAVRMGLERQMPGRLVGVSQDAAGHPAYRLTLQTREQHIRREKATSNICTAQVLLAVMAAMYAVYHGPDGLKRIAQSVHATTASAARLLGSAGVEVLTEHYFDTLQVRVADSAAVVSGAHDRGLLLWAVDETTVSMSFDEVSAVESVVPTLVEVLTTAGTATAGEPSAYVFDEGASASAFGPSAVSEYPATLARETEYLTHPVFNTHHSETAMMRYLKQLADRDYALDRGMIPLGSCTMKLNAATEMEAVTWPEFAGLHPFAPREDVAGSLELVDQLETWLAEVTGYDSVSLQPNAGSQGELAGLLAIRGYHRANGDEQRTVCLIPSSAHGTNAASAVLAGMRVVVVACDEQGNVDLDDLRSKIEANAESLAALMITYPSTHGVYEHEVKTITQAVHDAGGQVYVDGANLNALLGYARFGEFGGDVSHLNLHKTFCIPHGGGGPGVGPVAAKAHLAPFLPGHPLAQRAEHPLLGGGTVVHDGGPISAAPYGSPSILPISWAYVRMMGSEGLREATGAAVLAANYIAARLSDHYPVLYTGDSDLVAHECILDLRPLKEATGISVDDVAKRLVDYGFHAPTMSFPVAGTLMVEPTESEDLTEVDRFVDAMIAIKAEADAVAAGEWPADDNPLVGAPHTAQSVIEGEWTHAYSRELAVYPVHTLVRTKYWPPVRRIDQAYGDRNLVCACPPPEAFA, encoded by the coding sequence ACGCCGCGACCGAGCGCGCGGCGCTCGCCGAACTCCGTGAGCTCGCCGGCCGCAACACGGTGAACCGGAGCCTGATCGGTCTGGGCTACTTCGACACGATCACACCGGCGGTCATCAAGCGGAACGTGCTCGAGAACCCCTCCTGGTACACGGCCTACACGCCGTACCAGCCCGAGATCTCGCAGGGCCGCCTCGAGGCGCTCATCAACTTCCAGACGATGGTCGCCGACCTCACCGGTCTCGACACGGCCAACGCCTCGATGCTCGACGAGAGCACCGCGGTCGTCGAAGGCATGCTCCTCGCGCGACGGGCCTCGAAGCTCGCCGACCCGACGTTCATCGTCGACGCCGACGCGTACCCGCAGACGAAGGCGCTCCTCCGGAGTCGCGCGGAAGCGGTCGGCATCGACCTCGTCGAGCTGCCGTTGTCGACCACCTCGCCCGAGGACCTCCCGGCGTCGTTCGGTGTCTTCGTGCAGTACCCCGGTGCCTCCGGGCTCGTGTGGGACCCGTCGGCGGTCCTCGCAGCGGTCAAGGCGGCCGGCGGCGTGTCGGTCGTCGCGGCCGATCTCCTCGCCCTCACGCTCATCTCCTCGCCCGGTTCCCTCGGCGCGGACATCGCGGTCGGGACGAGCCAGCGCTTCGGCGTGCCGATGGGCTTCGGCGGGCCGCACGCTGGGTACCTCGCGGTCCGTATGGGCCTCGAGCGCCAGATGCCCGGTCGCCTCGTCGGCGTCAGCCAGGACGCGGCGGGTCACCCCGCCTACCGGCTCACGCTGCAGACGCGCGAGCAGCACATCCGCCGTGAGAAGGCCACGAGCAACATCTGCACGGCCCAGGTCCTGCTGGCGGTCATGGCCGCGATGTACGCCGTGTACCACGGGCCAGACGGGCTCAAGCGGATCGCGCAGTCGGTGCACGCGACCACCGCGAGTGCAGCCCGTCTGCTGGGGTCGGCGGGTGTCGAGGTGCTCACGGAGCACTACTTCGACACCCTGCAGGTGCGCGTCGCCGACAGCGCAGCGGTGGTGTCGGGTGCGCACGACCGCGGCCTCCTGCTGTGGGCCGTCGACGAGACGACCGTCTCGATGAGCTTCGACGAGGTGAGCGCGGTCGAGAGCGTCGTCCCGACCCTCGTCGAGGTGCTCACGACCGCTGGGACCGCCACCGCCGGAGAGCCGTCGGCATACGTCTTCGACGAGGGGGCGTCCGCCTCGGCGTTCGGTCCGAGCGCCGTGTCGGAGTACCCGGCCACGCTCGCCCGCGAGACCGAGTATCTGACGCACCCGGTGTTCAACACCCACCACTCGGAGACCGCCATGATGCGGTACCTCAAGCAGCTTGCCGACCGCGACTATGCGCTCGACCGGGGGATGATCCCGCTGGGTTCGTGCACGATGAAACTCAACGCCGCCACCGAGATGGAGGCCGTCACCTGGCCCGAGTTCGCCGGGCTGCACCCGTTCGCCCCGCGTGAGGACGTCGCAGGCTCGCTCGAACTCGTCGACCAGCTCGAGACCTGGCTGGCCGAGGTCACCGGGTACGACTCCGTGTCGCTGCAGCCGAACGCCGGCAGCCAGGGCGAGCTCGCCGGTCTCCTCGCCATCCGCGGCTACCACCGCGCGAACGGCGACGAGCAACGGACGGTCTGCCTCATCCCCTCGAGTGCGCACGGCACGAACGCGGCCTCCGCCGTCCTCGCCGGCATGCGTGTGGTCGTCGTCGCGTGCGACGAGCAGGGCAACGTCGACCTCGACGACCTCCGGTCGAAGATCGAGGCCAACGCCGAGTCCCTCGCCGCGCTCATGATCACCTACCCGTCCACCCACGGCGTCTACGAGCACGAGGTGAAGACCATCACCCAGGCCGTGCACGACGCCGGCGGCCAGGTCTACGTCGACGGCGCGAACCTCAACGCGCTGCTCGGGTACGCGCGGTTCGGTGAGTTCGGCGGCGACGTCTCGCACCTGAACCTGCACAAGACGTTCTGCATCCCGCACGGCGGTGGCGGCCCCGGTGTCGGGCCGGTCGCCGCCAAGGCGCACCTCGCGCCGTTCCTGCCCGGTCACCCGCTGGCGCAGCGGGCCGAGCACCCGCTGCTCGGCGGCGGGACGGTCGTGCACGACGGCGGTCCGATCTCGGCGGCTCCCTACGGCAGCCCGAGCATCCTGCCGATCTCGTGGGCCTACGTCCGCATGATGGGTTCGGAAGGGCTCCGCGAGGCGACCGGGGCCGCGGTGCTCGCAGCGAACTACATCGCTGCGCGACTGAGCGACCACTATCCCGTCCTGTACACGGGCGACAGCGACCTCGTGGCGCATGAGTGCATCCTCGACCTCCGTCCGCTCAAGGAGGCGACCGGGATCTCCGTCGACGACGTGGCCAAGCGTCTCGTCGACTACGGGTTCCACGCGCCGACGATGTCGTTCCCCGTCGCGGGGACGCTCATGGTCGAGCCGACGGAGAGCGAGGACCTCACCGAGGTCGACCGCTTCGTCGACGCGATGATCGCGATCAAGGCGGAAGCGGACGCCGTCGCGGCGGGCGAGTGGCCTGCCGACGACAACCCGCTCGTCGGGGCGCCGCACACGGCCCAGTCGGTCATCGAGGGGGAGTGGACGCACGCGTACTCGCGCGAGCTCGCCGTCTACCCCGTACACACGCTCGTGCGCACGAAGTACTGGCCGCCGGTGCGTCGCATCGACCAGGCGTACGGCGACCGCAACCTCGTGTGCGCCTGCCCGCCGCCCGAGGCCTTCGCCTAG
- a CDS encoding ABC transporter ATP-binding protein: protein MNTQQPLLEVKDLEVTFRTQSGTVQAIRKTGFTMMPGETVAIVGESGSGKSTTAHAIINLLPGTGKISGGEILFEGRDLSKLSRNEIEDVRGRLIGFVPQDPMSNLNPVWNIGFQVEEAIRANGIAHGKKAVRAKAIEVLQQAGLSDADRRLKQFPHQFSGGMRQRVLIGIGLSSSPKLLIADEPTSALDVTVQRKILDHLESLTRDSGTALLFITHDLGLAAERAEKLIVMYKGQIVEAGPSVEILQNPVHPYTKRLVAAAPSLASRRIQSATGSLETLDHEAPAGSEGIDLIVAAEHRAAAQAAQPDAEAAIVVKDLEKVYNIRGQKAAERELKAVDGVSFEIPRGTTMALVGESGSGKSTVAKLLLQLETPTSGQIRIGGKAMEGLDRKGLLALRRKMQPVFQDPYGSLDPLRNIGNTIAEPLVTHKVGDKASRRARVLELLDQVSLPQAVATRYPNELSGGQRQRIAIARALALKPEIVVLDEAVSALDVLVQAQILQLLADLQSELQLTYLFITHDLAVVRVIADNVAVMQKGKIVEASTTDDVFENPKQQYTRELLDAIPGAGIELAL from the coding sequence ATGAACACCCAGCAGCCGCTGCTCGAGGTCAAGGACCTCGAGGTCACCTTCCGTACCCAGAGCGGGACGGTCCAGGCCATCCGCAAGACCGGGTTCACCATGATGCCCGGGGAGACCGTCGCGATCGTCGGTGAGTCCGGATCCGGGAAGTCGACGACCGCGCACGCGATCATCAACCTCCTGCCCGGTACCGGCAAGATCAGCGGGGGCGAGATCCTCTTCGAGGGGCGCGACCTCTCGAAGCTCTCCCGCAACGAGATCGAGGACGTCCGAGGACGCCTGATCGGTTTCGTACCGCAGGACCCGATGTCCAACCTGAACCCGGTGTGGAACATCGGCTTCCAGGTCGAGGAGGCCATCCGTGCCAACGGCATCGCCCACGGCAAGAAGGCCGTCCGCGCCAAGGCGATCGAGGTGCTCCAGCAGGCCGGCCTCTCCGACGCCGACCGTCGCCTGAAGCAGTTCCCGCACCAGTTCTCCGGTGGCATGCGTCAGCGCGTGCTCATCGGTATCGGTCTGTCGTCGAGCCCGAAGCTGCTCATCGCGGACGAGCCGACGTCGGCGCTCGACGTCACGGTCCAGCGGAAGATCCTCGACCACCTCGAGAGCCTGACCCGCGACAGCGGCACGGCGCTGCTCTTCATCACGCACGACCTCGGCCTCGCCGCCGAGCGCGCTGAGAAGCTCATCGTCATGTACAAGGGGCAGATCGTCGAGGCCGGTCCGTCGGTCGAGATCCTGCAGAACCCGGTGCACCCGTACACGAAGCGGCTCGTCGCAGCGGCGCCGAGCCTGGCGTCGCGTCGCATCCAGTCGGCGACCGGATCGCTCGAGACCCTCGACCACGAGGCTCCCGCCGGCTCCGAGGGCATCGACCTCATCGTCGCCGCCGAGCACCGCGCTGCGGCGCAGGCTGCCCAGCCGGACGCGGAAGCCGCGATCGTGGTCAAGGACCTCGAGAAGGTCTACAACATTCGTGGCCAGAAGGCGGCTGAGCGGGAGCTCAAGGCCGTCGACGGCGTCTCGTTCGAGATCCCAAGGGGCACCACCATGGCGCTCGTCGGCGAGTCCGGATCCGGCAAGTCGACCGTGGCGAAGCTGCTCCTGCAGCTGGAGACGCCGACGTCCGGCCAGATCCGCATCGGTGGCAAGGCGATGGAGGGGCTCGATCGCAAGGGCCTCCTCGCGCTGCGCCGGAAGATGCAGCCGGTCTTCCAGGACCCCTACGGTTCCCTCGACCCGCTGCGGAACATCGGCAACACGATCGCTGAACCGCTCGTCACGCACAAGGTGGGCGACAAGGCCTCCCGCCGTGCTCGCGTGCTGGAGCTCCTCGACCAGGTCTCGCTGCCGCAGGCGGTCGCGACCCGGTACCCGAACGAACTCTCCGGTGGACAGCGTCAGCGCATCGCGATCGCTCGCGCACTCGCGTTGAAGCCTGAGATCGTCGTCCTCGACGAGGCGGTGTCCGCGCTCGACGTCCTCGTCCAGGCGCAGATCCTGCAGTTGCTCGCCGACCTCCAGTCGGAGCTGCAGCTGACGTACCTCTTCATCACCCACGACCTCGCGGTCGTGCGCGTGATCGCCGACAACGTCGCGGTCATGCAGAAGGGGAAGATCGTGGAGGCGTCGACCACGGACGACGTCTTCGAGAACCCGAAGCAGCAGTACACGCGCGAACTCCTCGACGCCATCCCCGGCGCCGGGATCGAGCTCGCGCTGTAA
- a CDS encoding ABC transporter permease: MSSNDQEPTIKRSPNHFVAPLEETPLAVIDAVKVDEKVSNLWTDAWAFMRRRPMFWISSVLILLVVVVGLFPFLFTQTPPNNQCFLENSNGGPEAGHILGFTKQGCDIFARVIYGTSTSLSVGLIVTLITATLGIVFGAFAGFYGGWVDSVLSRIGDIFFSIPYILAAVVVMSVLAKYRSVWTISLAIGLFAWPSVARVLRAEVLRVKNADYVQASIALGVSRFKILLRHVLPNAIPPVIVVITISLASAIVAEATLSFLGVGLGSETMSWGNDISQAQRDLRTAPQVLIYPSIALSLTVLSFIMMGEVLRDALDPKARALR, translated from the coding sequence ATGTCAAGTAATGATCAGGAGCCGACGATCAAGCGATCCCCGAATCACTTCGTCGCGCCGCTCGAAGAGACCCCCCTCGCGGTCATCGACGCCGTCAAGGTCGACGAGAAGGTCAGCAACCTCTGGACCGACGCGTGGGCGTTCATGCGCCGTCGTCCCATGTTCTGGATCTCGTCCGTCCTCATCCTGCTCGTCGTGGTCGTGGGGCTGTTCCCCTTCCTCTTCACGCAGACGCCCCCGAACAACCAGTGCTTCCTCGAGAACAGCAACGGCGGGCCTGAGGCCGGCCACATCCTCGGGTTCACGAAACAGGGCTGCGACATCTTCGCGCGGGTCATCTACGGGACCTCCACGTCGCTGTCCGTCGGGCTCATCGTGACGCTCATCACCGCCACGCTCGGCATCGTGTTCGGCGCGTTCGCCGGCTTCTACGGCGGTTGGGTCGACTCGGTGCTGTCCCGCATCGGCGACATCTTCTTCTCCATCCCGTACATCCTCGCGGCCGTCGTCGTCATGTCGGTGCTCGCGAAGTACCGGAGCGTGTGGACGATCTCCTTGGCGATCGGTCTGTTCGCCTGGCCATCAGTCGCCCGAGTGCTTCGAGCGGAGGTGCTCAGGGTCAAGAACGCGGACTACGTCCAAGCGTCCATCGCGCTGGGTGTCTCCCGCTTCAAGATCCTCCTGCGCCACGTGCTGCCCAACGCGATCCCACCGGTGATCGTCGTCATCACGATCTCGCTGGCGTCCGCGATCGTCGCCGAGGCGACGCTGTCCTTCCTCGGCGTGGGGCTCGGAAGCGAGACCATGTCCTGGGGCAACGACATCAGCCAGGCGCAGCGTGACCTCCGCACGGCGCCGCAGGTGCTGATCTACCCGTCGATCGCGCTGTCGCTCACCGTGCTCAGCTTCATCATGATGGGCGAAGTCCTGCGAGACGCGCTCGACCCGAAGGCGAGGGCCCTGCGTTGA
- a CDS encoding ABC transporter substrate-binding protein: MKFSRFGSAAAIIAAGALVLTGCSGGGSSSESTSSASSVITTNGSEPESGLIPSDTNEVGGGKIIDEVFAGLRYYAADGKPVDDLAESIDTDDSTTFTIKIKADQKFTNGDPVTADSFVMAWQDAVVNLRKNASFFADVEGYNETGQPLTGLSVVDDTTFTVKLSAPASDFPLRLGYSAFYPLPAAAFDAAGKVTDEFGQNPIGNGPYKVDGDKAWKHNESIKLVKNDEYKGGREAKNGGLTITFYKDFDSAYADLLSGNLDVLDQIPDSALSTYQDDLGDRAVNQPAAVFQSFTIPSRLPHFSGEEGQLRRQAISYAINREEITKVIFNGTRTPATDFTSPVIDGYSKDIEGNDVLKYNEKKAKELWAEADAISPWDGSFQIAYNADGPHQAWVDAVTNGIKNVLGIESSGVPVAVFGDFRAGITNRSIETAFRSGWQADYPGLYNFLAPLYATGASSNDGDYSSPEFDKLLSEGSSETDLDAANKKFQDAQAVLFKDLPAIPLWYQNVSGGFGEGVQNVEFGWNSVPLYYEITK; encoded by the coding sequence GTGAAGTTCAGTCGGTTCGGCTCTGCCGCCGCCATCATCGCAGCAGGGGCTCTCGTCCTCACCGGTTGTTCCGGTGGCGGTTCCAGCAGCGAGAGCACCAGCAGCGCATCATCCGTCATCACGACCAACGGCTCCGAGCCGGAGTCGGGCCTCATCCCCAGCGACACCAACGAGGTCGGTGGCGGAAAGATCATCGACGAGGTCTTCGCAGGCCTCCGCTACTACGCGGCCGACGGCAAGCCGGTCGACGACCTGGCCGAGTCGATCGACACCGACGACTCGACCACCTTCACGATCAAGATCAAGGCTGATCAGAAGTTCACCAACGGCGACCCCGTCACCGCTGACTCGTTCGTCATGGCATGGCAGGACGCCGTCGTCAACCTCCGCAAGAACGCCTCGTTCTTCGCTGACGTCGAGGGCTACAACGAGACCGGCCAGCCCCTGACGGGCCTGAGCGTCGTGGACGACACCACCTTCACGGTGAAGCTGTCCGCACCTGCATCGGACTTCCCGCTGCGTCTGGGCTACTCCGCCTTCTACCCGCTGCCCGCTGCAGCGTTCGACGCGGCCGGCAAGGTCACGGACGAGTTCGGACAGAACCCGATCGGCAACGGCCCGTACAAGGTCGACGGCGACAAGGCGTGGAAGCACAACGAGTCGATCAAGCTCGTCAAGAACGACGAGTACAAGGGTGGCCGCGAAGCCAAGAACGGTGGCCTGACCATCACGTTCTACAAGGACTTCGACAGCGCCTACGCCGACCTGCTGAGCGGCAACCTCGACGTCCTGGACCAGATCCCGGACTCCGCGCTCTCCACCTACCAGGACGACCTGGGCGACCGTGCGGTCAACCAGCCGGCCGCCGTGTTCCAGTCCTTCACGATCCCGTCCCGCCTCCCGCACTTCAGCGGTGAAGAGGGTCAGCTGCGTCGTCAGGCCATCTCGTACGCGATCAACCGTGAAGAGATCACCAAGGTCATCTTCAACGGGACCCGCACGCCGGCGACCGACTTCACCTCGCCGGTCATCGACGGCTACTCGAAGGACATCGAAGGTAACGACGTCCTCAAGTACAACGAGAAGAAGGCCAAGGAACTCTGGGCCGAGGCCGACGCCATCTCCCCGTGGGACGGCTCCTTCCAGATCGCGTACAACGCCGACGGGCCGCACCAGGCCTGGGTCGACGCAGTGACCAACGGCATCAAGAACGTCCTGGGCATCGAGTCCTCGGGCGTCCCGGTCGCCGTCTTCGGTGACTTCCGCGCCGGCATCACCAACCGCTCCATCGAGACGGCGTTCCGCTCCGGATGGCAGGCCGACTACCCGGGTCTGTACAACTTCCTCGCTCCGCTCTACGCGACCGGTGCTTCCTCGAACGACGGTGACTACTCCAGCCCCGAGTTCGACAAGCTCCTCTCCGAGGGTTCGTCCGAGACCGACCTGGACGCTGCGAACAAGAAGTTCCAGGACGCCCAGGCGGTCCTCTTCAAGGACCTGCCGGCCATCCCGCTCTGGTACCAGAACGTGAGCGGCGGCTTCGGCGAAGGCGTGCAGAACGTCGAGTTCGGTTGGAACTCGGTGCCGCTGTACTACGAGATCACCAAGTAG
- a CDS encoding ABC transporter permease, translated as MGGYILRRVLQAIPVLLGTTFLIYFMVFALPGDPVLALFGDKTPSAAQIAQLNAEYNLDKPFIVQYFLYLGGIFTGDLGTSFSGQPVSEILAQAFPVTLRLAVIAVFFEMVAGITIGLISGIRKGGIFDASFLVVSLILISLPVFVIAFVAQYVFGIQLGWFRPTVGPGAPIQDLLLPALVLATISFAQIVRLTRSSVIETQSLDFVRTAYSKGLSRRRVIPVHILRNSLIPVVTYLAVDFGVLIVGATVTEGIFNVPGVGRTLYQAILRGEGPTVVSFVTVMVLFYLIINLVIDLFYAVLDPRIRYVK; from the coding sequence ATGGGCGGTTACATTCTTCGTCGTGTCCTGCAGGCTATCCCCGTACTGCTCGGCACGACCTTCCTCATCTATTTCATGGTCTTCGCGTTGCCCGGTGATCCCGTGCTCGCATTGTTCGGCGACAAGACGCCGAGCGCCGCGCAGATCGCTCAACTCAACGCCGAGTACAACCTCGACAAGCCGTTCATCGTGCAGTACTTCCTGTACCTCGGCGGCATCTTCACCGGCGACCTCGGAACGTCCTTCTCCGGGCAGCCGGTCAGCGAGATCCTCGCGCAGGCCTTCCCGGTCACGCTGCGGCTCGCCGTCATCGCCGTCTTCTTCGAGATGGTCGCCGGCATCACGATCGGTCTCATCTCCGGCATCCGCAAGGGCGGCATCTTCGACGCCTCGTTCCTCGTGGTCAGCCTGATCCTCATCTCGCTCCCCGTCTTCGTCATCGCGTTCGTCGCGCAGTACGTGTTCGGGATCCAGCTCGGGTGGTTCAGACCGACGGTCGGCCCGGGCGCGCCGATACAAGACCTCCTACTCCCCGCACTGGTCCTCGCCACCATCAGCTTCGCGCAGATCGTGCGGTTGACCCGGTCCTCGGTCATCGAGACGCAGTCGCTCGACTTCGTCCGCACGGCGTACTCGAAGGGCCTGAGCCGTCGCCGGGTCATCCCCGTGCACATCCTGCGCAACTCGCTGATCCCGGTCGTGACCTACCTCGCGGTGGACTTCGGTGTGCTGATCGTCGGCGCCACGGTGACCGAGGGCATCTTCAACGTCCCCGGTGTCGGTCGCACGCTCTACCAGGCCATCCTCCGAGGAGAAGGCCCGACCGTGGTGTCCTTCGTGACGGTGATGGTGTTGTTCTACCTCATCATCAACCTCGTCATCGACCTCTTCTACGCCGTGCTCGACCCAAGGATCCGCTATGTCAAGTAA
- a CDS encoding ABC transporter ATP-binding protein produces MTDPQATAPLLKVDDLSVTFPNAGTPVHAVRGVSYEVRRGEFLGIVGESGSGKSVSSMAVMGLLPTNAQVSGSIRYDGVELLGQSDKELSKIRGRDIAMIFQDPLSALTPVYTIGQQIAEGLRLHDSALSQRAAETRAVELLKIVGIPNAERRAKSFPHEFSGGMRQRAMIAIAIANDPQLIIADEPTTALDVTIQAQILEVLQKAKDITGAAVVLITHDLGVVAGNADRVAVMYAGRIVETAPVVPLFREPLMPYTIGLLRSMPNMAANQQERLVPLEGRPPLLTTVPTGCPFAPRCPIAVAACLEGEPALLPVLDGPVEDPTTSVNHTAACIRAGEIADGSLRRPEIFPRPDDVPEELVAEVAPETVLDVRDLTRAFPLTKGVVFRRNIGTVRAVDGVSFSVQRGRTLGLVGESGCGKTTTIMEILELAGTQGGSIHVNGVDTATLSKPDRRKLRSDIQVVFQDPMASLDPRMTIEDIIGEPLTVHGVSPTEIRSRVGAMLELVGLEPSFAGRYPHEFSGGQRQRIGIARALVVEPKILVLDEPVSALDVSVQAGVINLLEDLKQRLGLSYLFVAHDLAVVRHIADDVAVMYLGRIVEYGPSATIFDDPKHPYTQALLSAVPVPDPEIERSRQRILLNGDLPSPSDDRVGCSFRSRCPLFQLLPAEKQAVCERDDPRERPVDGRLVACHHAESDRLVTA; encoded by the coding sequence GTGACTGACCCCCAGGCGACCGCGCCGCTCCTCAAGGTCGACGACCTCAGCGTCACCTTCCCCAACGCCGGCACGCCGGTGCACGCCGTCCGCGGTGTCTCCTACGAGGTGCGGCGAGGCGAGTTCCTCGGCATCGTCGGCGAGTCGGGCTCCGGTAAGAGCGTCTCCTCGATGGCCGTCATGGGGCTGCTCCCGACCAATGCGCAGGTGAGCGGCAGCATCCGCTACGACGGCGTCGAGCTGCTCGGCCAGTCTGACAAGGAACTGTCGAAGATCCGCGGGCGCGACATCGCCATGATCTTCCAGGATCCGCTCTCGGCCCTCACGCCCGTCTACACGATCGGTCAGCAGATCGCCGAGGGCCTCCGTCTCCACGACTCCGCGCTCTCGCAGCGCGCCGCCGAGACCCGGGCCGTCGAACTCCTGAAGATCGTCGGCATCCCGAACGCGGAGCGGCGTGCCAAGTCGTTCCCGCACGAGTTCTCCGGTGGCATGCGTCAGCGGGCCATGATCGCGATCGCCATCGCCAACGACCCGCAGCTGATCATCGCCGACGAGCCGACCACCGCGCTCGACGTCACCATCCAGGCGCAGATCCTCGAGGTGCTCCAGAAGGCGAAGGACATCACCGGCGCCGCCGTGGTGCTCATCACGCACGACCTCGGTGTCGTCGCCGGCAACGCCGACCGGGTGGCCGTGATGTACGCGGGTCGGATCGTCGAGACGGCACCCGTCGTCCCATTGTTCCGCGAACCCCTCATGCCGTACACGATCGGTCTGCTGCGCTCCATGCCGAACATGGCCGCGAACCAGCAGGAGCGACTCGTCCCGCTCGAGGGACGCCCACCGCTGTTGACGACCGTGCCGACCGGCTGCCCCTTCGCCCCGCGCTGCCCGATCGCCGTGGCCGCCTGCCTCGAGGGTGAACCGGCGCTGCTCCCCGTCCTCGACGGTCCCGTCGAGGACCCGACGACCTCGGTCAACCACACGGCGGCGTGCATCCGCGCCGGCGAGATCGCCGACGGGTCGCTGCGCCGCCCGGAGATCTTCCCTCGGCCGGACGACGTACCGGAGGAGCTCGTCGCCGAGGTCGCTCCGGAGACCGTCCTCGACGTCCGCGACCTGACCCGCGCCTTCCCGCTCACGAAGGGCGTCGTGTTCCGTCGCAACATCGGCACCGTCCGCGCGGTCGACGGGGTCTCGTTCAGCGTCCAGCGCGGACGCACCCTCGGCCTCGTCGGGGAGTCCGGCTGCGGGAAGACGACGACGATCATGGAGATCCTCGAACTCGCCGGGACGCAGGGCGGCAGCATCCACGTGAACGGGGTCGACACCGCGACGCTGTCGAAGCCCGACCGCCGGAAGCTGCGCAGCGACATCCAGGTGGTGTTCCAGGACCCGATGGCCTCGCTCGATCCGCGCATGACGATCGAGGACATCATCGGCGAACCGTTGACCGTCCACGGGGTCTCCCCCACCGAGATCCGCTCCCGCGTCGGTGCCATGCTCGAACTCGTCGGCCTGGAACCGTCCTTCGCCGGCCGGTACCCGCACGAGTTCTCAGGTGGCCAGCGACAGCGCATCGGCATCGCCCGGGCGCTCGTCGTCGAACCGAAGATCCTCGTGCTCGACGAGCCGGTCTCCGCGCTCGACGTCTCCGTCCAGGCCGGCGTCATCAACCTGCTCGAAGACCTCAAGCAGCGGCTCGGACTCTCGTACCTGTTCGTCGCCCACGACCTCGCCGTCGTCCGGCACATCGCCGACGACGTGGCGGTCATGTACCTCGGGCGCATCGTCGAGTACGGACCCAGTGCCACGATCTTCGACGACCCGAAGCACCCGTACACGCAGGCGCTCCTCTCCGCGGTGCCGGTCCCGGACCCCGAGATCGAACGCAGCCGGCAGCGCATCCTGCTGAACGGCGACCTCCCCTCCCCCAGCGACGACCGGGTCGGCTGCAGTTTCCGGAGCCGCTGCCCGCTGTTCCAGCTGCTGCCGGCGGAGAAGCAGGCGGTCTGCGAACGCGACGATCCGCGAGAGCGCCCCGTCGACGGACGGCTCGTGGCGTGTCACCATGCGGAGAGCGACCGGCTCGTCACCGCCTGA